The genomic region TCGCACAACCTGAAGGGGTCGTCGTGGCACTTGATGACCAAACACAACGGCAATTGACGACGACTGATTTAACGACGCTCATTGCGAAACGGGGGCTTTAATGATGATTCAACAGATTCAGCAGATTTTAACGACCCAATCGGGCGAATTATTGCAAGCGCTCGGCCAACATCTGGAAATCTCATTACTGGCGCTCTTAATTGCGGCGGTCATTGGGATTCCGCTTGCGATTATTTTAACCGCGCACCAAAAACTCGCCGAAGCGATGTTACAAGTGACAAGTGTTCTGCAGACGATTCCGTCGCTAGCGCTCTTAGGGTTATTAATTCCGCTGGTGGGGATTGGGACGGTGCCGGCGGTGATTACGTTAGTCTTGTACGCATTGATGCCGATTTTTCAAAATACATACGCGGGACTCAGCGGGATTGATCCGGCGTTAAAAGAAGCGGAGATTGCTTTTGGCTTACCGCGTGCGAAGCGCTTATTACGCATCGAGCTACCATTGGCGATGCCGCTGATTATTTCGGGTCTGCGGATTGCGCTAGTGATGATTATCGGGACGGCAACTTTGGCGGCCTTGATTGGTGCGGGCGGTCTGGGGACCTTTATCCTGGTCGGGATTCAGTCGAATAATAACGCCTTGTTAGTGGTCGGGGCAACGCTCTCGGCTGTTTTGGCGTTAGTGGTTAGCGCGCTGATTCGCTGGTTGGGGACATTATCGTTCAAAAAGATTACGATTAGTTTGGCCATTTTTGTGGGGCTTTTTGGTCTCGTAGAAGGTGTGACACGGTTCCAAGCGGCACCAACTAAAATTACGATTGCCGGCAAGTTAGGCAGTGAACCCGAAATCTTGATGAATATGTATCGTGATCTGATTTTGGCCGATCATCCGCAATATGATGTGACGGTTAAACCGAATTTTGGTGGTACGACCTTCTTATTTAACGCGTTGAAGGCCGATCAAATCGATATCTATCCAGAATTTACGGGTACGGTCTTACAGACGTTGGTGAAATCGCCAACCAAGACCAACCAGAATCCAACTAAAACTTACCAACTTGCTAAAAAATCGCTCCAAGAACAATTCAAAATGGCATACTTGCCACCAATGCGCTATCAAAATGGTTATGACTTGGCGGTCAGTGCGGCCTTTGCCAAGAAATATAACGTCAAAACGATTTCGGATTTAGCGGCCTTGAACCAATCGTTTACGGCCGGCTTTGACCCGGACTTTTATCATCAAAAAGATGGCTATCAAGGCTTGAAGAAGACGTATCAATTGCAATTAGACGCTAAAATTATGGAACCTAGCATCCGCTACAAAGCGATTGCGGATGGCAAGGTCGATGTGGTCGACGGTTATACCACCGATGCGGAAGTGGCGCGTTACAATCTAGTCGTTTTAAAAGACGATCGGCATTTCTTCCCACCTTATCAAGGCGCACCGATTATGAAGGATAGCTTCAAAAAGGCCCATCCAGAAGTCGTCAAAGCGCTCAATAAGCTAGCCGGGAAGAT from Latilactobacillus sakei subsp. sakei DSM 20017 = JCM 1157 harbors:
- a CDS encoding ABC transporter permease/substrate-binding protein yields the protein MIQQIQQILTTQSGELLQALGQHLEISLLALLIAAVIGIPLAIILTAHQKLAEAMLQVTSVLQTIPSLALLGLLIPLVGIGTVPAVITLVLYALMPIFQNTYAGLSGIDPALKEAEIAFGLPRAKRLLRIELPLAMPLIISGLRIALVMIIGTATLAALIGAGGLGTFILVGIQSNNNALLVVGATLSAVLALVVSALIRWLGTLSFKKITISLAIFVGLFGLVEGVTRFQAAPTKITIAGKLGSEPEILMNMYRDLILADHPQYDVTVKPNFGGTTFLFNALKADQIDIYPEFTGTVLQTLVKSPTKTNQNPTKTYQLAKKSLQEQFKMAYLPPMRYQNGYDLAVSAAFAKKYNVKTISDLAALNQSFTAGFDPDFYHQKDGYQGLKKTYQLQLDAKIMEPSIRYKAIADGKVDVVDGYTTDAEVARYNLVVLKDDRHFFPPYQGAPIMKDSFKKAHPEVVKALNKLAGKITEDQMQQMNYQVQVKHRKARDVAHDFLVEQKLINK